The genomic stretch tCATTCCCTCCTCCGATGAATCCTCCTAACATGATCCTTCATATTATCCACCCTACTAAACACCCTCTCACAGCCCGCCCACTCACAACACACCACCGGATTATGCTTCGCCTCATGCCGATCCCGATCCTTCTTACTCGAGAACCCGCCGGCCACCGCCTGCGGACACCCCCGATGCCGACAAAACAGATGCTTCCGGTGCCGATTATAATGTTTCCGGAGGTCACACCCGCGCCGGAAGATCGTCTGCGACGTGCAGCCCGGGTACGCGCACCGCCAGGTCTGGTCTGCGTTCTGGATGCCGTAATTCGTGAGGTCTTTTTGGTTTGCGGAGCCTTGCGGGGGCGAGGAGAGCGAGCGCGTTGATGACGCAGAGGCGGAGACTACGGCTGCTGTGGCGGAGGTTGGGCTGGGGTATGCGGTTGTGTGGTTGTCCGGGGGGTAGTAAGGggaggaggatattgaggacGGGGTGTGCATGTATTCTGCGCCGCCCTGGTAGTAGTCGTTTGGGTGGAGGTGGCCTGTGCTGTTGGTTGTGCTGTCGAATGAGTCGCAGGTGGAGTATTGTGTGGAGGAGGCGGTTGATGTggaggaggctgaggagaagTCTCCGGCGCGGCGGAACGGGGTGTTGTAGAACATGTTGTTCTCCACTTCTGGGGGTTCGCGGAGATGCACCCGTTCCATTGTGTAGGGGATTAGGTCGGCCATGTCGGACATGTCTGGGAGGACGTAGTGTTGCAGGGTTGGTGGGGTGTAGAGGTGTTGTTGGGGTGGGTATGGGGGGCATGAGCAGGCTTCGGGGGTGTATGCGGGTTGGCGTTTGGAGGGGAGTATAGAGATGCCGAGGCCGTTTTGGATATCTATAGCTGGGTAGTCTCCCGCTGGTAGatcgaaggtggtggatgggtCCATGGTCCCAATACAATTGAGGCAGTTTGATAGATTGACAATTGGGTTATGGACAGAGGTCTAGTTGGTCTAGTAACTAGTGATGTGtctgtgtatgtatgtagaaTAGGAAGCAGATATAGATATGATCACAGTTCAGTTCAATATCCGTTGTAGATTAAAATCCAGGTAAGAAAGGATGGCAAGCACGGATGATATAGAAGAATTGaagtaaagaagaaaaagaatgatCACTAATAATCATGCAAATTATAATATTAAGAACCCAACGTTTATCTCCGAtccgaaagaagaagaagaaatatataatatcAGCTGGTGACATCAACAAGGGCCCCACGTTTTAGGGACAACCGTTTGGGAAGTAAGACGTGGTGGCTATGCAGTGGTAGGTTGTTGCGAGCTGACAGTGAAACGGGTTTAGTTGGAGTCTAGATGAATGGTGAGTTCGTGTCTGTAAGTGACTTTGAACCAGAGATGTGTCTCGGAAGGCTGTGAGGTACACGGTACATCCACTGCTTCGTTGgcggtcttttttttttttttttttgtccatGGAGTGATCGCCAGGAGGAAAGGGCAGtggtttctttctccattttcGAGTTGTTGTGGTTATGGTTGTGGTTGGAGTCCACGTGCCGAAAGGAAGTCAAAAAATCAGAGACATTTTGAAATGCCTCAGGTTCCTAAACTTAGACTTGGGTCATATACCGCGAACAAATGAGGACTTCAATTGGATCTCTCGGGGAGAGGATCAGAAACATCTGTGGGAAGGGTGGGGAGGTGGACTCCTTCTCAATCGGTTTATGTTGATCTGGGGCAAGTCCGAGCTTGACCGGAGACAGAGTCAAATATGACCAACTCGAATAAAATCCCAATATACTTTCTtgggagggaaagaattAATTATTCTTAGCAGCTCATTACGTTGGGTTGCCAATAAGGGCCTGAGGAACCAACCCCCATTCAGACCAATGACTTGGCTGACAGTGTCTGTGGCTCGCCCTGATTGGCCCGCTCGGATAGAGAAATCAGAGATCGACAACCACCCGACCGCTAGTGTTCTTTTTGGCATTCACCAACATGTCCCACTTTCCACTTTGGCTTTTCCCTGGTAGGGCTGAAAAACTCACGCCGAGACCACGGTTATGGTCTTTGCGACTTGACTGGATTAGGAATGCTCATTGCGAGGGCGCTATTCTAAGCTATGCATGGTTGTGGGCTGTGACTGGCGCTGGTATGGTTGCAGTGACCTTGCATAAAGTCATCCCGTGTTCGGGGGTACCCTGGAAGCCCATCCATGGATCTATAAGCGAAGGGAGTCAGAGCCTCAGCCTCCggtcttgtccttgaccCAGGCCGGGATCTCCGACTCTTGTCTTCACGTCCCATGGACAGATGGAGGATCTTTTGGCGGTTGTGCCAATTGTGTGCATAGGGAAGGACATAAAACAACATCTACCGGGATGCAATTGGTACTTTCAGGCCCCCCGCAGCAAGGCTGGGGCTTCAAAGCCAAAAAATGTCCCGCCGAATCGCTCGACGCCATGACCATTACCGAATCCAGTTATGTCCACCGCTCCTCGGGTCCTAGCGGATAAGCCTCATTCCCACCGGCCTTGCAGCGGTTCCAACAGATATGCATAGATTCAAGCCTCGTATTGGTGGATTCCCCCTGGTGGAGACGCGCCATCACGACAGCCATTGGACGGTTAAGCAAATGGTGCGCCACCGCAGCTGCAAAAAGAGCGGTGTCACGGTAGTTCATCAGTTGACGATAATGTCGGTTCTTCATCTCAAGTCTATACATGCGCTGGTGCAACACCCTACTTCTGGAGCCGGGACGGGTCAAGTCTAGTCCGATGTTTCAGCTGACATCTCACTGGAAGAGCATTTTCTGCCCCACAAGTCTTCACTTCTATCACATTCATATCCTTCACCCGAGAGTAGTGTAAATCTCGCCGTTAAGCGGCAAACTCCAGAAAAACAATAGTCTATGAAGCAATTcaaaaaagggggggaaagataccaaaagaaagtatatacTATCCCTTCCAATACTACACAGCTTTATCAGCATCTCTCCACAGTCCTCTCAGACATCTTCCGTCCTCCGTGCGCCGTTGGACTCGGTCAACAAAGGGGTGGTAACGTCTGGGTCCTGATGCTTGGCTACTTTCTCATCTGCACCCCTATAGAGAATGTAATGCTGGATcatgaagagaaaatcaaaaaggaTCGAAACGTTCGACAGCAGGAACTTTATAGGGTTTCCCGTGATGCCGCTCCAATCCTCCTCGAAACTCGAGTCGAGAAACAATTGGATCAAGGACAAGACACCGCCAACTAGATCCAACAAGATTTGACCAATATGCCAACCTTGGGTGGATTTGCGCTTATAGTTTACCCAAGCCTGCGGTACATacttggtgatggtgacCAGTAGTTTTACGTAGGATAGACCGTATACCTAAAATAGATAGGGTCGCATGTTAGCAATAAGCAGGTACATCGGGCCCATTTGACTGCTTACCACGTCGATCCATCCCCAGGTGGATGGGTCATAGCCCCCATCGGGGCTTTGACCAAGGACGATAAAGATTAAAATAGCAATGGCCGCGATAGAGCCCCAGAACAACCCTGCGACCGGCTTACTAACTCGTTGGAAGCGCGAAACCTTAAATCCCCAGACCGTGGGCCAAAACTGCGTGTACGTTAAGATACTGAGGATAATAGCGTGGACCGCAAAAGCAAAGTCATTAAATCGCACGGTAGACCCTTCAGACCCGGGATGACGAGCAGCATATTGATGACGAATCACTGGAGAGTATAGGAAGGCGGCTGTATACCCAGTATAGCACACATATCCCAAAGCATTAACTGTCGGGAAATCAATGGCTAATCCAACTGTCGAACGTCGCCGAAAGTTGGAGATCGGTTGAGGATAGAAGGACGCGGACCAACATAGCGTGCTTCACGGGTCAGTCTTCGGGGTGTTCAATACGTCGTCAAGCCGCTTCAGAAAGTGGAGCGAAAGTTAGCACCAGGTGAAGACGTACTATATCCATCCTAAGAGGCTGTACCAAAGAATGTATCAGTGTCACTGAGTCAGTAGAGCGGGGGTATTCTCGCGCCAAGGCCGTAGCCGATGTCCGCAGCACATACCGAGAAAGGGCCTTGAGGAAGATCTCTAGCTGAGAAGACATGATCTCGGAACGGTGTGAATTGCACACGCTGGGAGTTTGTAAGATaaacgagagaaaaggacaaaagtCAATATTCCGCCTCTTCACTTCGCCAAGCAACCGGAATCCAGAGAATCAGTACCTCCTTGCCTCGGCGATAACTGGGTGTGAGCTATCACGACTTGTAGTTGCTTATCAACCCAGTGGTTAAGGGACCAGTTTATCGATGCTTCCCCTCGTTTCGGATATTTCCGCCGATTCACTAACGAGTCCAAAAAACAAAGACGTCACCAGGTATTTTCTGGAAAACTtatacaaaagaaagaaggaaagaaagaaagaaatgagcATCGGACTCAACTCATGACATTTGGAGCAGTCGTCATCGATTGGGGAGCGACCGATAAGATATGAAGGACCCGGCACGGCATGCGATACAGCCCAGAATGGCAGGCGGTCCGCGGCTGATGATGGCTGAGTCAACGGCTGGTTGTCCGGGATATGCGCTGGCCCGCTAAACCCCAAACGGAAAACAGTTGAtcggagctggaagaatcGAAATGCATCTACATTCCAGCCTCCAATCTCCCTACCGTAGCAAACGAGATCGAAACCGCGGTTGGTATGGTTCCCCTGCTTGGTTAAATCGATTTTATTCTGGACTTGGATCTAATTGTTCAGGATTCATCGCTGTTTCGCCCggttcttcaacttctcatccttcctcacCTACCTCCCCCGCCTTTCTTTCGTCTTACTATCTACATCCCCATCCTGAAGCGCGTACGGTGGTAAACATCCGATCATCACTTTCAGCCGGACAAACCTCTTCGATTCATCCTGTTCTTTGCGATCGCTCTCTAAGATTCATCGGGTCACTGACGTATCGTGCTCAAATCAACATCTTTTATTGGCGCATGGTGCATTCTCTGGTGTGGGGGATCTATTAGATCTCCTTCGGGAATCTATTCCGGCATTCCAGTGTCGCAAAGATTGCCATTTGAGACAATTTACTTGCATATAGTCGGAGTATACAATCTTACTGGACACCATGACTGGTAACTCGGATCTCACGGCTCCCGGGAGCAGCACATATGCCTCGGATACTCTACATGTCGGCGACGGGACATGGGATGCAGGGCGCGACACATTCCTCTTACCAAACTTGATGGGTGTCAATTTTGATACAATGCGATACAATGGTAGGTGGATTCTGACCTTGGGAAGCTCCCTATCTTACATTGTTATCAGGCATGGGAAACCGATTCAAGGATATGCCCTACTATCATACTCTAATAGTCGTACATGGTGTTATTGGGACAATCGTATTCCTAGGCCTTGTTCCGATATCTATATTGATTATTCGATACTACTCCCGATGGAATCCGTTTGTGGCATTCAAATTGCATGCCTGGTTCCAAGTCCTTACTTTACTGCTAAGCACAGTAGTGTTCGTCTGTGGATGGTTTGCAGTAGGGCCGGAAAGGAGTCTAACCAACCCTCACCACGGAATTGGACTGGCGATCTATGTCATGGTTGTCTTTCAAATTCTGTGGGGCTGGTTCCTCCACAAAGTAGAAAGCAAACGGCAAAGATACCGAGTGCCGTTGAAATTAGTGGTAAGTTGCGGACACTGTTACCTCAACACTCACCTCGAGAGCTAACTTCATGGCCGTCAGATTCACCGATGGATTGGCCGAGCCCTTGCCATCCTAGGACTTATTCAGATTCCCTTAGGACTCACCCTTTATGGTTCGCCAAAGTCGTTGTTCATACTATATTCCGTCGCCGCTTTCGCCCTCCTGGTTACGTTTTTCGTCCTGTCGTACctgtatgatgatgagggatATCCACCGGGACCGGATCTTGACAGCCGACATAGCTATGTCTCTGGGCCCCCTGGCCCCGGCCCTGCTGGTCATCGCCAGAGCAGTTTCGGTCGAATGGCTGCCGCGGGAGCCGCAAGAGCCGGCCTGGCTTCACTCTTCAGGCGTCGCTCTCGGAGTAGGGGAAGAGATGGCTATGAGGACTCTCAGACGTCTTACCTCTCGGAAAAGTACTCAGATGAAGGAGCCCAGCGTAAAGGCTGGGGCGATAAACTGCTCAAACTTGGTGCCGTGGGCGGTGGTGCCTTCCTCGCTAAGAAATTCTTCGACAGGAGGCGCGACCGAGATAATGATGCCGAATCTGGCCGGTATCGGCGCGCCCATAATCGAAGTGATAGCATGACGGAGACTACAATGAGTAGGATGGAAGATGGACGACGGCCCGAACCAAGTCACAGAACCCCTCTCAATCGCCCACCGAGCCGACCTCCGAGTAGACCTCAAAGTCCCGGGTCGTCATACTACTATAATTCAACCTACTTTACCGATAACGACCATGGCCGCCGACCTAATCAGGCCCGAAATGCCTTGTTTGGTGCTGGTGCCTTTGCAGCCCTCAAAAACATGTTTACCCGTCGCAAGGCAAATGATGACGATCGTCGTGTAGAAGATATGCGCCGTcgggagatggaggaggaaaggcttGCACGAGCAGACAGCAAACGACGCTATACTGGGGATGGGTACCCACCTCGCAGACGAACCGACTCCTTCACCGCGACTGACATCTCATCTACTGAGCTGACACGACCTCCCCGGGGGCCCTCGCACGGAGAATCAGCTTTAACTGGGGATCCGGCAATGTCCGGGGCAATCGATGGACATCATTCTGATTTACCCCCAGGTGCGCCCACCTCGGAAATGCCAGGTCAAGCTCCCTCTCGACTTGATCCTTCTGATATTGCTGCAGGAGCAGCCGCTGGAAGTGCCCTGGGTGCTGCCTCCAGCCATCGCCGccggagcagcagcagacaCCGCAGCAGCAGTAGACACAGAGATGACCACACGAGCTCCCCTCCAGTATCGGTGAAAGTCAAAATGCACAACGATGGCCGGCATGTCACGCTCAGAAGATTaaccgaagaagaggcgGCTGCAAGTCGCGAAGCAAGACGTAGGGAACGGAGAAACTCTCGTCGTCGCACCGGAAGTGCAAGCTCCCTGTCAGGCAACGAAGGTAGCCGCGACCGGTGGCGCCGCGTTGAGGAATTAGAGCGTCAGCAGCACGAACGAATGCAacgagaacaagaagctgctgccgccgctgccgccgctggAATGTCCACAGCCCCATCTGGAAGCGTGCCTCCACCACCTATCCCCCCGCCCCAGAACATGAGCCATATGGcaccccctcccccaccacATGTACCTTCCAGTCTGCCATATGGCCCAGGAAGCGTCACCTCCCCTGGTACATTCACCGGGACAGAAGCAAGCGGAGACTACGCAAGCAATCGGCGACGAAGACGAGCGGAGCGAGCTCGCGCCcgacaagaaagacaacacAGCGTAGATTTCACTTGACAGATGGCTTCGGCAGGCATTTCCCCCcccttgaatttcttttcaCATGTATAGATGCTTGGTTGATTTCGATGTCGTATATTTCGTTCCCGTTGTgttttcccctcccctttTGTCTTCATGTTGTTACGATTTAccccttgatatcgacaCGATGGAATGGCAACTTAATGATGCATGCAACAGTTGATCCTGTCTAGTCTTTCTTTTAGCCCCAAGTTACCACAACTCAGAAGAGTGAAGGAAACGCTCTTCAATGCTTACGATAACCGAAAGGGTCCTGAACAGAAATGTAAAATCATGGACAGGAAAACCTACGCGGAATGTACGTACGTACTTTAAATACAGGACGAGGAAAATGGATATGGGTACTGGATGGGAGGAATATGTCGATTGAGTATATGgcgtttttcttttattgATCTTTGTGGCTTCTCTCATATGTCTACtatctgcttttctttccctttcatgaTCTGTTGCTATGTATTCACCTTCGCATTGGACCTTAGCCTTCTAATGGGCTCGTTTCGTGCATGTTGTTGCTTCAAGACCATTGTTGTCTTTCAACTGTATTCATTTCAACGGAGTTGATGAGTATTATTGTAGAAACAGTGCCTGTATTGTACGTGTGATATCTGACCTGAGTTTCTCGGAAGAGGACTATCTTCTTTAAGATGAACCGATTGATACAACCTAAGCCACATGACTATCGCTCAGAGCAAAGGATAACACGAGAAAACAACAACTAGCGTAATGTAAGTCAGGTAGGCGTGCCGTCGCCCAAGCTTGAGTTTTGAGCTGGAAAGAGGTGCCCGGGGTCTCCGTAGGTCCCACAGCTTTTCCAGCGATGATATAGTAAATCAATGACTATATAGGGTGATATCGAATGCTTTGATTAGACAATGTATAGCTATGGCTAAGTGAGTAAAggtgggaagagaaaagcgcGTTAATTATACAGTGCAGGAGTCATGACTGCGGCGAAAGGCGTGCAGGAAAGTCTCCTAAACAGACATAACAATAGTCAGGGAATTATGGAAGCACGCGTTTGAGAGGTCaataaagaataataatTGGTTATAGTTCTACACGTTCAAGGCTGGAATCGCGAGTGGATATGTACATCAGATAATTTATTTGAGGTGAGCCTGGAGGGTCTCGAGCACCTATACAGAATATTAGCTGACCGCTCATTTTGTTCCACCAAGGAAGCGTGGATTCTACTCACCTCGAGCTCAATCTTAGCCTCAGCGATATCCTGCtcactgccgctgccgctggcgatcttctgggcctcggcGATCTGGTTCTTGACGGCCTGTGTTGAAAATCGTTCGTTAGTACGTATCTCAGAATACAGGTCGACATTCGGGACATACGTCGGAGCTGAAGTCCTCAAGAGGGAAACCCTCAACAGCGTTGATGCTCAACTGGGAGTCGGGCTGGACAACGGCGAATCCACCGGAGACTGTAGTAGTACGGGTTATGCATGTCAGCATTGTTCAATATTGCATTGGTGTAGCCGCATAGACCAGTCCTGGCTCGCGGCGCGGTGTCAACCTGGGTTGTCGGACGTACGGAAGAACTTCTTGGTAGCACCACCCTCCTCAACGACCTCAACAAGACCGGGCTTGAGCTGCTCAATAGAGGGAACGTGGTTGGCGAGAACACCCATCTCTCCGGACTCGGCGGGGATGTTGACCTGGACACTAAATGGAAAAGATCGTAAGTACGGCTGCGAATGAGGCAGGGTCGACCCTCAACTCTCGGTAGGTCGGGATTCGGAACAAACGTACACGCCGGTGGACTTGAAGATAGTCTGTGAAGTAGGGAATTGGTCAGTTAAGGCAACATATAAGC from Aspergillus oryzae RIB40 DNA, chromosome 1 encodes the following:
- a CDS encoding putative C2H2 transcription factor (predicted protein) — translated: MSDMADLIPYTMERVHLREPPEVENNMFYNTPFRRAGDFSSASSTSTASSTQYSTCDSFDSTTNSTGHLHPNDYYQGGAEYMHTPSSISSSPYYPPDNHTTAYPSPTSATAAVVSASASSTRSLSSPPQGSANQKDLTNYGIQNADQTWRCAYPGCTSQTIFRRGCDLRKHYNRHRKHLFCRHRGCPQAVAGGFSSKKDRDRHEAKHNPVVCCEWAGCERVFSRVDNMKDHVRRIHRRRE
- a CDS encoding putative L-cystine transporter (cystine transporter Cystinosin), translating into MLWDMCAILAAFLYSPVIRHQYAARHPGSEGSTVRFNDFAFAVHAIILSILTYTQFWPTVWGFKVSRFQRVSKPVAGLFWGSIAAIAILIFIVLGQSPDGGYDPSTWGWIDVVYGLSYVKLLVTITKYVPQAWVNYKRKSTQGWHIGQILLDLVGGVLSLIQLFLDSSFEEDWSGITGNPIKFLLSNVSILFDFLFMIQHYILYRGADEKVAKHQDPDVTTPLLTESNGARRTEDV
- a CDS encoding uncharacterized protein (predicted protein), translating into MAAAGAARAGLASLFRRRSRSRGRDGYEDSQTSYLSEKYSDEGAQRKGWGDKLLKLGAVGGGAFLAKKFFDRRRDRDNDAESGRYRRAHNRSDSMTETTMSRMEDGRRPEPSHRTPLNRPPSRPPSRPQSPGSSYYYNSTYFTDNDHGRRPNQARNALFGAGAFAALKNMFTRRKANDDDRRVEDMRRREMEEERLARADSKRRYTGDGYPPRRRTDSFTATDISSTELTRPPRGPSHGESALTGDPAMSGAIDGHHSDLPPGAPTSEMPGQAPSRLDPSDIAAGAAAGSALGAASSHRRRSSSRHRSSSRHRDDHTSSPPVSVKVKMHNDGRHVTLRRLTEEEAAASREARRRERRNSRRRTGSASSLSGNEGSRDRWRRVEELERQQHERMQREQEAAAAAAAAGMSTAPSGSVPPPPIPPPQNMSHMAPPPPPHVPSSLPYGPGSVTSPGTFTGTEASGDYASNRRRRRAERARARQERQHSVDFT